The following are encoded together in the Serratia sp. UGAL515B_01 genome:
- the mnmE gene encoding tRNA uridine-5-carboxymethylaminomethyl(34) synthesis GTPase MnmE yields MKTTDTIAALATPPGRGGVGILRISGRGAKEVALSVLGKLPKPRYADYLAFRDNEGNTLDQGIALWFPGPNSFTGEDVLELQGHGGPVTLDLLLKRVLTLPGVRIARPGEFSERAFLNDKLDLAQAEAIADLIDASSEQAARSAVNSLQGAFSTRIHQLVEALTHLRIYVEAAIDFPDEEIDFLSDGKIESQLNDVMASLDCVRSEARQGSLLREGMKVVIAGRPNAGKSSLLNALAGREAAIVTDIAGTTRDVLREHIHIDGMPLHIIDTAGLRDASDEVERIGIERAWKEIEQADRVLFMVDGTTTTATEPGEIWPEFMARLPNNLPVTVVRNKADITAETQGLTEVNGHSLIRLSARTGEGIDQLRDHLKQSMGFTSNMEGGFLARRRHLQALEQAANHLDQGKEQLVSAYAGELLAEELRLAQQALSEITGEFTSDDLLGRIFSSFCIGK; encoded by the coding sequence ATGAAAACCACCGATACTATTGCAGCCCTTGCCACTCCTCCCGGTCGCGGTGGTGTCGGCATTTTACGTATTTCAGGACGTGGGGCAAAAGAGGTTGCTCTTTCGGTACTCGGTAAACTACCAAAACCACGTTATGCCGATTATCTGGCGTTTCGCGACAACGAAGGTAACACGCTGGACCAAGGTATCGCTCTGTGGTTTCCCGGCCCGAATTCCTTTACTGGGGAGGACGTGCTGGAGCTGCAAGGTCACGGTGGGCCGGTGACCCTCGATCTGTTGCTAAAACGCGTACTGACTTTACCTGGAGTACGTATTGCACGACCCGGTGAGTTTTCCGAACGCGCTTTTCTCAATGACAAACTGGATCTGGCGCAGGCAGAAGCCATTGCCGACCTCATCGATGCCAGTTCCGAACAGGCTGCCCGCTCAGCCGTTAACTCATTGCAAGGCGCCTTCTCTACGCGCATTCATCAACTGGTGGAAGCACTTACTCACTTGCGGATTTATGTAGAAGCTGCGATCGACTTTCCTGATGAAGAGATCGACTTCCTTTCCGACGGCAAAATCGAATCTCAGCTTAATGACGTGATGGCCTCTCTTGATTGTGTGCGGTCCGAAGCACGCCAAGGCAGTCTGCTGCGTGAAGGGATGAAAGTGGTGATTGCCGGACGACCAAACGCCGGTAAATCCAGTCTTCTGAACGCGCTGGCTGGGCGTGAAGCGGCAATCGTTACCGATATTGCTGGTACAACGCGAGATGTTCTGCGTGAACATATTCATATCGACGGTATGCCGCTGCACATTATTGATACTGCAGGTCTGCGAGATGCCAGTGATGAAGTTGAACGTATTGGTATTGAGCGCGCTTGGAAAGAGATCGAACAAGCAGACCGTGTACTATTTATGGTTGATGGTACCACGACCACCGCAACAGAGCCTGGTGAGATATGGCCGGAGTTTATGGCACGTCTGCCGAATAACTTGCCAGTAACAGTGGTTCGTAACAAAGCCGATATCACGGCTGAAACCCAGGGTTTGACCGAAGTGAATGGCCACTCACTTATTCGCCTTTCGGCTCGAACAGGCGAAGGCATTGATCAACTTCGTGATCATCTGAAACAAAGCATGGGATTTACCAGCAATATGGAAGGCGGATTCCTAGCTAGACGCCGCCACTTACAGGCATTGGAGCAAGCAGCTAATCATCTGGATCAAGGGAAAGAACAGTTAGTGAGCGCTTACGCGGGGGAGTTACTGGCGGAAGAGCTGCGGTTGGCACAGCAGGCACTGAGCGAAATTACCGGTGAATTTACCTCTGACGACTTACTCGGGAGAATCTTCTCAAGTTTTTGTATTGGAAAGTAA
- a CDS encoding 4'-phosphopantetheinyl transferase family protein yields the protein MACHFIRWEPKTTILQTHRLPNDLIEKTVNFSTKRCLRFLQGRILLAEIMFYLYGIPVLPPIITAPTGRPCFADSYLPDFSLAYAGNTIGVLLSLEGKVGLDIEVMRARSNNLQQQYCSIAENAWVAAQYDRLEAETQLWSIRQSVLKLSGLGNSGQGTLELHPFSGHLRSQITPNVQVMSDAGEYLCWACAREHRLDRLTCWQYNEKQGIQKSADISSRTQPTSTRFLKLVSLPPVLR from the coding sequence ATGGCTTGTCATTTTATCCGGTGGGAGCCGAAAACAACGATTTTACAAACCCACCGACTACCTAACGATTTGATTGAAAAGACCGTTAACTTCTCAACCAAGCGCTGCCTACGTTTCTTGCAAGGCCGTATCCTGCTGGCCGAAATAATGTTTTATTTGTACGGAATACCTGTTCTCCCACCTATTATCACTGCACCGACTGGCCGTCCCTGCTTTGCGGATAGCTATTTGCCTGATTTTAGTCTCGCTTATGCCGGGAATACCATCGGCGTGTTATTGAGTCTTGAAGGCAAGGTCGGGTTAGATATTGAAGTGATGCGCGCGCGCAGTAATAACCTGCAGCAACAGTACTGTTCCATAGCGGAGAATGCCTGGGTTGCAGCACAATATGACCGATTGGAAGCAGAAACACAGCTGTGGAGCATTCGTCAATCGGTGCTAAAACTTTCTGGTTTGGGGAATAGTGGGCAGGGAACGCTAGAACTACACCCTTTTTCTGGTCATTTGCGTTCGCAAATCACTCCCAATGTACAAGTTATGAGCGATGCAGGTGAATATCTCTGTTGGGCTTGTGCCCGCGAACACAGATTAGACCGTCTGACTTGCTGGCAATATAACGAGAAACAGGGAATTCAGAAATCCGCTGATATTTCATCACGAACACAACCTACGTCTACCCGTTTCTTAAAGTTGGTCAGTCTGCCCCCCGTTTTACGCTGA